AAGAGGATCTTTTTTTATCTCTGAAGAAGATAAAAATCTATCTTGCTCCTTTATATATCCTAATAATAATCTACACATAGATTTTAAGTTTAAATCTACATAATCCCATAAATAATCTAAACACTGATTTATACTCTTTTTAATATCTTCTTTTCCATATACAAACTTGTCTACATACATCTTAAATTCATCATCCAAATTTATAGCCATTGTTAATGCATCTTTACTTATCATATATCCAGAATAATTTACATATAATTTAGCAAAACTCTCTAGACATTTGTTCATAGATACATTGGCAAGATATACTGAACCATTTCCTAATTGTTTTTTGCAATTCCCCATGCTTTTTAAAAATTCTCCCAAGTACACAATATTCCATCTTTCTCTATCCAAGTCTGGATAATATCTTCCGTCATCATATCTTTGAGTGATTTCCTTATCTTTTGAGAAAACTAATTTCGATGATGCAAAAATTCTATGAATAAATCCACCTTTTAAATCTTTTTCATGTAAATTTATAAACTTTTTTTTCCCCATTAGTTTTATGTGAACCGGAACACCTTTCTCATCCAAATGAACATTCTCAATGTCATCAGGTCCATCTTTAGTTATAACAAACAAATCTATATCAGACTCTTCCCAGAGATCCCCAGACACCATTGAACCAAAGACCATAACACCTATAATATTTTTTTTAT
Above is a genomic segment from Clostridium bornimense containing:
- a CDS encoding nucleotidyltransferase domain-containing protein, producing the protein MERTILQYQKAYNSIIDKLKNKKNIIGVMVFGSMVSGDLWEESDIDLFVITKDGPDDIENVHLDEKGVPVHIKLMGKKKFINLHEKDLKGGFIHRIFASSKLVFSKDKEITQRYDDGRYYPDLDRERWNIVYLGEFLKSMGNCKKQLGNGSVYLANVSMNKCLESFAKLYVNYSGYMISKDALTMAINLDDEFKMYVDKFVYGKEDIKKSINQCLDYLWDYVDLNLKSMCRLLLGYIKEQDRFLSSSEIKKDPLFVDFNIEVEEILDKLWNKNIVKRDFREYKFDDEVLFKENVYYI